A single Pseudomonadota bacterium DNA region contains:
- a CDS encoding OFA family MFS transporter, protein MADDQKIFGMSANAGRWVFVVLGMVVNMCLGAVYAYSVFKKPLETLFNASATQGNLPFMVFLAMFALFTFFAGKFIDKFGPRNVMMVGGIVVGLGWILTGFASSMTMVIITYGMIGGAGVGIVYGGPVSVATKWFPDKKGLAVGLSLLGFGASAFVTAPLAKSLIASSGPLNTFWMMGIGFLVITFILSMFMKFPKPGWIPAGWTPPKTAGGAAKSYTAGQMLGTSSFYGLWLCYTIGTTAGLMAIGISATIGREVIGLDIGTAAFLVSIFAIFNGIGRPIFGLLADKITPRNAAILSFVIICISSIMMLNAAQGSVVLYTVAFCGFWLCLGGWLAIGPAATAGFFGLDGYAQKYGVVFSAYGLGAIIGGIISGSAKDVFGSYLKAFWPTTILAVIGIIIALILLKPPKK, encoded by the coding sequence ATGGCTGATGATCAGAAGATTTTTGGAATGTCTGCAAATGCAGGAAGGTGGGTTTTTGTTGTATTGGGCATGGTTGTCAATATGTGCCTTGGGGCTGTTTACGCATATAGTGTCTTTAAAAAACCGCTTGAAACATTATTTAATGCAAGCGCCACTCAAGGTAATTTACCTTTCATGGTATTTCTCGCAATGTTCGCTCTCTTCACATTCTTTGCCGGAAAATTCATTGACAAGTTCGGACCCCGGAATGTCATGATGGTCGGCGGTATTGTTGTAGGTCTCGGTTGGATATTGACAGGATTCGCATCCAGTATGACCATGGTTATTATAACATACGGTATGATCGGCGGTGCAGGAGTCGGCATTGTATATGGAGGTCCTGTATCTGTAGCAACAAAATGGTTCCCGGACAAAAAAGGGCTGGCAGTAGGATTATCCCTTCTGGGATTTGGCGCATCGGCTTTTGTTACAGCACCACTGGCAAAAAGCCTTATCGCCTCTTCCGGGCCCCTTAATACATTTTGGATGATGGGGATAGGATTTCTTGTTATCACGTTTATACTTTCTATGTTCATGAAATTTCCTAAACCGGGCTGGATTCCGGCAGGATGGACACCACCTAAAACAGCAGGCGGAGCAGCAAAATCCTATACAGCAGGTCAAATGCTCGGCACATCAAGCTTCTATGGCCTCTGGCTTTGTTATACCATCGGTACCACTGCAGGCCTTATGGCAATAGGTATATCCGCTACAATCGGAAGAGAGGTGATCGGCCTTGATATAGGGACTGCTGCCTTTCTTGTTTCTATTTTTGCTATTTTCAACGGTATCGGCCGACCAATTTTCGGCTTACTCGCTGACAAGATTACCCCAAGAAATGCTGCTATTCTGTCATTTGTCATTATCTGTATTTCTTCTATCATGATGTTAAATGCCGCACAAGGCTCAGTTGTACTCTATACGGTTGCCTTTTGCGGCTTCTGGCTCTGCCTTGGCGGTTGGCTCGCAATCGGGCCTGCAGCAACAGCAGGTTTTTTTGGTCTTGATGGATATGCACAAAAATATGGCGTTGTATTCAGTGCTTACGGTCTCGGCGCAATTATCGGCGGCATCATCTCCGGTAGTGCTAAAGACGTATTTGGAAGCTATCTGAAGGCCTTCTGGCCGACTACAATACTTGCAGTAATCGGCATTATCATTGCGCTAATCTTGTTAAAACCACCCAAAAAGTAA
- the rpsL gene encoding 30S ribosomal protein S12 has protein sequence MPTINQLVRLGREVVKKKSSSPALINCPQKRGVCVRVYTTTPKKPNSALRKVARVRLTNGIEVTTYIPGIGHNLQEHSVVLIRGGRVKDLPGVRYHIIRGSLDASGVANRKKSRSKYGAKRPKQ, from the coding sequence ATGCCTACTATTAATCAATTAGTAAGGCTTGGGAGAGAAGTCGTTAAAAAGAAGAGTTCATCCCCGGCGCTTATAAATTGTCCACAAAAGAGAGGAGTTTGTGTAAGGGTTTATACAACAACTCCTAAAAAACCGAATTCGGCATTAAGAAAGGTAGCCCGTGTGAGATTGACCAATGGCATAGAGGTTACTACATATATACCCGGTATCGGCCACAATCTTCAAGAGCACTCGGTTGTGCTGATAAGAGGCGGAAGGGTCAAGGATTTGCCTGGTGTCAGATACCATATAATCAGAGGATCACTTGATGCAAGCGGTGTGGCAAATAGAAAGAAAAGCAGATCCAAGTACGGCGCCAAAAGACCTAAACAGTAG
- the rpsG gene encoding 30S ribosomal protein S7: MPRKGHVATREKLPDLKYNDFLVQRLISCVMLDGKKSTATRIVYGAFDVIEGKLKDDPLKAFHKAIDNIRPEIEVKARRVGGATYQVPVEVRSNRKMSLGIRWLIRYARERSERTMKEKLAGEILDACNNKGGAVKKREDTHKMAEANKAFAHYRW, translated from the coding sequence ATGCCAAGAAAGGGACACGTTGCGACAAGGGAGAAATTACCTGATTTAAAATACAATGACTTCCTTGTACAGAGATTGATAAGCTGCGTTATGCTGGATGGGAAGAAGAGTACAGCCACAAGGATTGTTTATGGTGCTTTTGATGTGATTGAAGGCAAGCTGAAAGACGATCCGCTTAAGGCGTTCCATAAGGCGATAGACAATATCAGACCTGAAATAGAAGTAAAAGCAAGAAGGGTTGGAGGGGCAACATATCAGGTTCCGGTTGAGGTAAGGTCAAACCGGAAAATGTCTCTGGGGATTAGATGGCTGATAAGATATGCAAGAGAAAGATCAGAAAGAACAATGAAAGAGAAACTTGCCGGAGAGATCCTTGATGCTTGCAACAATAAGGGCGGTGCAGTAAAAAAGAGAGAAGATACCCACAAGATGGCCGAAGCAAATAAGGCGTTTGCTCACTACAGGTGGTAA
- the fusA gene encoding elongation factor G, giving the protein MNQIVRNVGIMAHIDAGKTTATERMLFYTGVNNRMGEVDDGAATMDWMEEEKERGITITAAATTCFWREHRINIIDTPGHIDFTIEVGRSLRVLDGAVALFSAVEGVEPQSETVWRQADRYRVPRIAYVNKMDRTGADFDNCVRMIRENLKANPLVLHFPIMNEDGFIGTVDLIKNKAILYDKDRLGFEYTVCEVPEALKAKADNARINIMEMLSSVEDSFMERYLEGYEIDEASIKEAIRKGTLNGSVIPVLCGSAFKNKGVQPLLDAIVDYLPSPQDVSPYHYWTEDGTEGAFDGTEEEPFSGLIFKIMNDPFVGHLSYVRIYSGVLKTGDTIMNCAQSKTERVGRILRLHANKREEVKKVEAGDICAIVGLKGVSTGDTLTHPGLDIFFENIEVPIPVVSCAITPRKKDDLKKMWLVFNRYTVEDPSLNVRLDSETGEVILSGMGELHLEIIMNRAKREHNLEMISSPPQVAYRETITKQVTGNGKYIKQSGGRGQYGHVVLNISPLEGSVIFENKIVGGAIPREYISSIEAGIRETLEKGVVLGYPMVDMKVELIDGSYHEVDSSELAFKLAASIGLKDAVRKANPVILEPIMKVDISIPNEFLGVVIGDISSRRGRIAELGDKNGFKYIIAHIPLDEMFGYTTHLRSATQGRGNFSMEFFHYTPVPQHIYETLIKNREKNVTEVLYG; this is encoded by the coding sequence ATGAATCAAATTGTTAGAAATGTAGGTATTATGGCGCACATTGATGCTGGAAAGACAACTGCCACAGAGAGAATGCTCTTCTATACAGGGGTTAACAACAGGATGGGAGAAGTTGATGATGGCGCTGCCACTATGGACTGGATGGAGGAAGAAAAAGAAAGAGGGATTACCATTACAGCTGCAGCAACAACCTGCTTCTGGAGGGAACACAGAATTAACATCATAGATACGCCTGGACATATAGACTTTACGATAGAGGTGGGAAGATCACTTAGAGTGCTGGATGGCGCTGTAGCATTATTCTCAGCAGTGGAAGGCGTTGAACCTCAATCAGAGACTGTCTGGAGACAGGCCGACAGATACAGGGTCCCGAGAATTGCATATGTGAACAAGATGGACAGAACCGGTGCTGATTTTGACAACTGTGTCCGGATGATACGAGAAAATTTAAAGGCAAATCCATTGGTACTCCATTTTCCCATCATGAACGAAGATGGGTTCATCGGGACCGTTGATTTAATAAAAAACAAAGCAATTTTATATGATAAAGACAGACTGGGCTTTGAGTACACAGTCTGTGAAGTACCTGAAGCGCTTAAAGCCAAGGCTGATAATGCAAGGATAAACATTATGGAGATGTTGTCCAGTGTAGAAGACAGCTTTATGGAACGGTATCTGGAAGGATATGAGATCGATGAAGCAAGTATTAAAGAAGCGATAAGAAAAGGCACATTGAATGGGAGTGTTATACCTGTCCTTTGTGGCAGTGCATTTAAGAATAAAGGAGTTCAGCCGCTTCTTGATGCAATTGTAGACTATCTTCCTTCACCGCAGGATGTATCTCCTTATCACTATTGGACCGAAGACGGGACAGAAGGAGCTTTTGATGGAACCGAAGAAGAACCTTTCAGTGGACTTATTTTTAAGATAATGAATGATCCTTTTGTTGGTCATTTGAGCTATGTAAGGATATATTCCGGTGTATTGAAGACCGGTGATACGATAATGAATTGTGCACAGTCAAAAACAGAGAGGGTCGGCAGGATACTAAGACTTCACGCGAACAAGAGGGAAGAGGTAAAGAAGGTAGAAGCGGGCGATATCTGTGCAATTGTAGGTTTGAAAGGGGTATCAACAGGAGATACGCTAACCCACCCAGGTTTGGATATATTTTTTGAAAATATTGAAGTCCCTATTCCGGTGGTTTCATGTGCAATAACACCAAGGAAGAAAGATGATCTGAAGAAGATGTGGCTTGTTTTCAACAGATATACAGTTGAAGATCCTTCTCTCAATGTGCGGCTTGACAGTGAGACCGGAGAGGTAATACTATCAGGCATGGGAGAATTACATCTTGAAATAATCATGAACAGGGCAAAAAGGGAGCATAACCTCGAAATGATATCATCTCCGCCACAGGTGGCATACAGGGAGACAATAACAAAACAAGTCACGGGCAATGGTAAATATATTAAACAATCAGGTGGGAGAGGCCAATACGGACACGTAGTATTAAATATTTCACCCCTCGAAGGTTCTGTTATTTTTGAAAATAAAATTGTAGGTGGTGCGATCCCAAGGGAATATATCTCAAGTATAGAAGCGGGTATCAGGGAAACGCTGGAAAAAGGTGTTGTTCTCGGGTATCCCATGGTAGATATGAAGGTTGAGCTTATTGACGGTTCATATCATGAAGTGGATTCATCAGAGCTTGCCTTTAAGCTTGCTGCATCAATAGGATTAAAAGATGCAGTTAGAAAAGCAAATCCTGTGATTCTTGAACCCATTATGAAGGTAGACATAAGCATACCAAATGAGTTTTTGGGTGTTGTAATTGGTGATATATCGTCAAGGCGCGGCAGGATTGCAGAACTTGGTGACAAAAACGGTTTTAAGTATATAATCGCACATATTCCTTTGGACGAAATGTTCGGATACACAACTCATCTTCGCTCAGCAACGCAAGGAAGAGGGAATTTCAGCATGGAGTTTTTTCACTATACCCCTGTACCACAGCATATTTATGAAACTTTAATTAAAAATAGAGAAAAAAATGTAACGGAGGTCCTTTATGGCTAA
- the tuf gene encoding elongation factor Tu: MAKKKFERNKPHVNIGTIGHIDHGKTTLTSAVTRYLSKAGMATWIPFDQIDKAPEEKERGITIATAHVEYETKNRHYAHVDCPGHADYIKNMITGAAQMDGAILVVGANDGPMPQTREHILLARQVGVPCMVVYLNKVDMVDDPELIELVEMELRELLTLYEFPGDDIPIIKGSALKALECGCGNAECPNCKSIQELMDACDSYVPEPVRDTDKPFLMPVEDVFSISGRGTVVTGRIERGIIKSGEEVEIIGFRPTMKTVATSVEMFRKILDQGIAGDNVGVLLRGIKKDEVERGQVLAKTGSITPHTKFKGEVYILTKEEGGRHTPFFTGYRPQFYLRTTDVTGVTKLPDGVEMVMPGDNVTIIVELVTPIALEKELRFAIREGGKTVGAGVVTEIIE; encoded by the coding sequence ATGGCTAAGAAAAAGTTTGAAAGAAACAAACCCCATGTGAACATCGGAACCATAGGACATATAGACCACGGGAAAACAACCCTCACATCTGCTGTTACAAGGTATCTTTCCAAAGCAGGAATGGCGACTTGGATACCTTTCGATCAGATAGATAAGGCACCTGAAGAGAAAGAAAGGGGCATTACCATAGCTACAGCACACGTGGAATACGAGACGAAAAATCGGCATTATGCCCATGTGGACTGTCCGGGCCACGCAGATTACATCAAGAATATGATTACCGGCGCCGCACAGATGGATGGTGCTATCCTTGTAGTCGGTGCAAACGACGGTCCTATGCCGCAGACACGTGAACATATCCTGCTTGCCCGCCAGGTTGGCGTACCCTGTATGGTTGTCTACCTTAACAAGGTGGATATGGTGGATGATCCCGAACTGATAGAACTTGTAGAGATGGAGCTTCGTGAGCTCCTCACGCTGTATGAATTCCCGGGCGATGATATCCCTATAATAAAAGGAAGCGCATTAAAGGCCTTAGAATGCGGATGCGGCAATGCGGAATGCCCCAACTGCAAGAGCATACAGGAACTTATGGATGCCTGTGATTCATATGTTCCGGAACCTGTCCGTGATACCGATAAGCCTTTCCTTATGCCGGTTGAAGATGTTTTCTCTATCTCCGGTCGTGGTACGGTTGTTACCGGCAGGATCGAAAGGGGAATTATCAAATCCGGCGAAGAAGTGGAGATCATCGGTTTCAGACCGACTATGAAAACCGTTGCCACCTCTGTTGAGATGTTTAGAAAAATCCTTGATCAGGGCATTGCCGGTGATAATGTCGGCGTACTCCTCCGGGGCATAAAGAAAGATGAAGTCGAGAGGGGTCAGGTACTGGCAAAAACCGGGAGCATAACCCCCCATACAAAGTTTAAAGGCGAGGTCTATATACTAACAAAAGAAGAGGGTGGGCGTCATACGCCTTTCTTTACCGGCTATAGACCGCAGTTCTATTTAAGAACAACAGACGTAACCGGTGTGACAAAGCTCCCCGATGGTGTCGAGATGGTGATGCCCGGCGATAATGTAACTATCATTGTTGAGCTTGTTACCCCCATTGCCCTTGAGAAGGAACTCCGTTTTGCTATCAGGGAAGGTGGAAAGACTGTCGGAGCCGGTGTTGTCACTGAGATTATAGAGTAG